Proteins from a genomic interval of Chryseobacterium indologenes:
- a CDS encoding DUF3857 domain-containing protein, producing MKGLKFYKIAFPNILNGSVIEYRYKVGDANFFNLSHVLEHNIPVVYQEFNLEYPETLAYTFNNPGNMLVPKYNISITENRSNLLYNIYRFGYENVKPVKNELFVKDLSRHKAKLKAQLAYLLTRYRSREYTYDKSKDWNNVAELLSEDDKFGGFLKSDVKGILPEEIKN from the coding sequence ATAAAGGGCCTTAAATTTTATAAAATTGCTTTTCCCAATATTCTAAATGGTTCTGTGATTGAATATAGATATAAAGTAGGAGATGCTAATTTTTTCAATCTTAGCCATGTGCTTGAACATAATATTCCGGTTGTATATCAGGAGTTTAATCTGGAATATCCTGAAACTTTGGCTTATACCTTTAACAACCCTGGAAATATGCTTGTTCCAAAATATAATATTTCAATTACGGAGAATAGGAGTAATCTTTTATATAATATTTACAGATTTGGTTATGAAAATGTAAAACCAGTTAAAAATGAATTATTTGTGAAAGATTTAAGCAGGCATAAAGCAAAATTAAAAGCTCAATTAGCTTATCTATTAACGCGATATCGATCCAGAGAATATACTTATGATAAATCTAAAGATTGGAACAATGTTGCAGAATTATTATCAGAAGATGATAAATTTGGAGGATTTTTAAAAAGTGATGTTAAAGGAATTTTACCCGAAGAAATTAAAAATTAG
- a CDS encoding transglutaminase domain-containing protein, whose product MVTKNYYEANERANKVFNFVKTNYKWNKQSSIIPSQNIKQLLKSKTGNSADLNLFLVMLLRNSGIEANPFLISTVDNGIFNIASIDLNSMNYALASAKINGKINLYDATSYNAKANLMRQRNWNDFGILFEKDKGTEMTFVNNNISEKKIFYSSNIKPGRFRGNR is encoded by the coding sequence ATAGTTACCAAAAATTATTATGAGGCTAATGAAAGGGCTAATAAGGTATTTAATTTTGTTAAAACAAATTATAAATGGAATAAACAAAGTAGTATCATACCAAGTCAAAATATTAAACAGTTATTAAAATCAAAAACAGGAAACAGTGCAGACCTCAATTTATTTCTTGTCATGTTACTTAGAAATTCAGGTATTGAAGCTAACCCTTTTCTAATTTCAACTGTGGATAACGGAATTTTTAATATTGCTTCGATTGATCTTAACAGTATGAATTATGCATTGGCGTCAGCTAAAATTAATGGTAAGATTAACCTTTATGACGCAACTTCATATAATGCAAAGGCAAATTTGATGCGTCAGAGGAACTGGAATGACTTTGGGATTTTATTTGAAAAGGACAAAGGGACTGAGATGACTTTTGTAAATAATAATATAAGTGAAAAAAAAATATTTTATTCAAGCAACATTAAACCCGGAAGATTTAGAGGTAACAGGTAA
- a CDS encoding DUF3298 domain-containing protein: MRNTVAVLALSSFLAFTACTKNEKAGTVTETAEKQAEDFAVDSVKINDSTKVADSLTLAFTSKLLVFPSVKDKKLLDSIYFQDPKIKDFSKTGLQTFLENQKNEYFNSIKKENQDWITEVTRAQKWYSNSSMNLKSNINGYMHIQYETNAYIGGAHDEYGYSERVFDLKNNKKLELKDITSMPSGAIEAILMKNINTIKSGTTDENGEVKNSEMLLVDKIPVSDNFYFDDKNLYFHYSPYEIAAFAAGDITIPVSWEELKGTLNAEFKERMKIK, from the coding sequence ATGAGAAATACAGTTGCCGTTTTGGCTTTATCCTCATTCTTAGCATTTACTGCCTGTACAAAAAATGAAAAAGCAGGAACAGTTACGGAAACGGCTGAAAAACAAGCAGAAGACTTTGCCGTAGATTCTGTTAAAATAAATGACTCTACGAAGGTTGCCGATTCATTAACGCTTGCTTTTACTTCAAAGCTTTTGGTTTTTCCTTCAGTAAAAGATAAAAAACTCTTAGACAGTATTTATTTTCAGGATCCGAAAATTAAAGATTTTTCCAAAACAGGACTACAGACCTTTCTGGAAAATCAGAAAAATGAGTATTTCAATTCTATAAAAAAGGAGAATCAGGACTGGATTACTGAAGTGACCCGTGCTCAGAAGTGGTATTCAAATTCTTCCATGAATTTAAAATCCAATATCAACGGCTATATGCATATTCAGTATGAAACCAATGCCTATATTGGTGGCGCACATGATGAATATGGATATTCGGAGAGGGTTTTTGACCTTAAGAATAATAAAAAACTTGAATTAAAAGATATTACTTCCATGCCATCGGGCGCAATCGAAGCGATCCTAATGAAGAATATCAATACCATAAAAAGTGGAACAACGGATGAGAATGGCGAGGTAAAAAATTCTGAAATGCTGCTGGTTGATAAAATACCAGTCTCTGATAATTTCTATTTTGATGACAAAAACCTGTATTTCCATTACAGTCCGTACGAAATTGCGGCTTTTGCTGCCGGAGATATTACAATTCCTGTTTCGTGGGAAGAACTCAAAGGAACCTTAAATGCCGAATTTAAAGAAAGAATGAAAATTAAGTAA
- a CDS encoding YegS/Rv2252/BmrU family lipid kinase encodes MEKVAFIINPFSAKKNYQPFLSELKKKVDNPSYYISESIAGTDEFIQTYFDKVDIFVAIGGDGTISTVAKNLINTDKILAIFPAGSGNGFSNETRFNKNLDELLEKIKAKKSRKIDTFTVNGRLSINVSGTGFDGKVVKEFEKTSRGFKNYIKVSLKTFFNYKPIKVKFSDEAYKQYNGKYLMLNIANTRQFGNNAYIAPKASKSDGLVDMVLVKKFPLTYSALFAFRMFTKRLKDDEYVTYLPVSEISFKVNTKNWHLDGEFNKIESPVHVKVQPSSLNILI; translated from the coding sequence ATGGAAAAAGTAGCTTTTATCATCAATCCTTTTTCGGCTAAGAAAAATTATCAGCCGTTTCTCAGCGAACTGAAAAAAAAAGTTGATAACCCGTCATATTATATCTCCGAATCTATTGCCGGAACAGATGAGTTTATTCAGACATATTTTGATAAAGTGGATATTTTCGTAGCAATAGGTGGGGATGGTACCATTTCTACAGTAGCAAAAAATCTGATCAATACAGATAAAATTCTGGCCATTTTTCCGGCCGGTTCAGGAAACGGTTTTTCTAATGAAACCCGCTTTAATAAAAACCTCGATGAGTTGCTGGAAAAGATAAAAGCCAAAAAATCCAGAAAGATTGATACGTTCACAGTAAATGGCCGTTTGTCGATCAATGTATCGGGGACAGGATTTGATGGAAAAGTAGTTAAAGAATTTGAGAAAACCAGCCGCGGATTCAAAAATTACATTAAAGTTTCCCTGAAAACCTTCTTCAATTATAAACCGATCAAGGTGAAATTTTCTGATGAAGCATATAAGCAGTATAACGGTAAATACCTGATGCTGAATATCGCCAATACAAGACAGTTTGGAAATAATGCCTATATTGCTCCCAAGGCGAGTAAAAGTGATGGACTGGTGGATATGGTTTTGGTAAAAAAGTTTCCTCTTACTTATTCTGCTCTTTTTGCTTTCAGAATGTTTACCAAGAGACTGAAAGATGATGAATATGTGACCTATCTTCCCGTTTCCGAAATATCATTTAAAGTCAATACCAAAAATTGGCATCTTGATGGTGAGTTTAACAAGATTGAATCTCCTGTTCATGTGAAGGTACAGCCATCAAGCTTAAATATTTTGATTTAA